One genomic window of Bacillus mycoides includes the following:
- the cpdB gene encoding bifunctional 2',3'-cyclic-nucleotide 2'-phosphodiesterase/3'-nucleotidase yields the protein MKKSKKMLAGATLAIGVIAPQVLPTTAHAEEKAGESTVKLRILETSDIHVNLMNYDYYQTKTDNKVGLVQTATLVNKARGEVKNSVLFDDGDALQGTPLGDYVANKIKDLEKPVDPSYTHPLYRVMNLMKYDVISLGNHEFNYGLDYLKSVIKKTKFPVINSNVYKDDHDGIEENDEHYFDEPYHILEKEVVDEAGQKQTVKIGVMGFVPPQVMNWDKANLAGEVKVKDIVQTAEKLVPEMKAKGADVIVALAHSGVDKSGRIAGMENASFYLTEVENVDAVLMGHSHTEMKDIFNGVPVVMPGVFGSNLGIIDMQLKKVNGKWEVQKEQSKPQLRPIVNNEGNVGPDQTLVNEIKDEHEKTIEYVNTPVGKTTAPINSYFSLVQDDPSVQLVTNAQKWYVEEELKKPEYEKFKGIPVLSAGAPFKAGGRNGATYYTDIPAGTLAIKNVADLYVYPNTLYAVKVSGAQVKEWLEMSAGQFNQIDSKKTEEQPLVNIGYPTYNFDVLDGLKYEIDVTQPAKYDKDGKVVNENTNRIVNMTYEGKPVADNQEFIVATNNYRGSSQTFPGVSKGEVVYQSQDETRQIIVKYMQETPVIDPAADQNWTFKPIVADKLNTTFDSSPNAQKHIKKDGKISYVGPSENEFAKYAIDITKKSDGDKETGGENPTTPPTDNGGNGENPTTPPTGDGNNGENPTTPPTGDGNNGENPTTPPTGDGNNGENPTTPPTDEGNNGNEPKQDGNNAGSGQTTTDNQNTKETTTVSENKEERDLPKTGASVASTIGAGLAFVGAGLLMLFRKKKANR from the coding sequence GTGAAAAAGTCAAAAAAAATGCTAGCTGGAGCAACACTTGCTATAGGTGTTATAGCGCCGCAAGTATTGCCGACAACAGCTCATGCAGAGGAAAAAGCTGGGGAGAGTACAGTTAAGTTACGAATTCTAGAAACATCAGATATTCACGTTAACTTAATGAATTACGATTATTATCAAACGAAAACAGATAATAAAGTAGGTCTCGTGCAAACTGCAACGCTTGTTAATAAAGCGCGTGGAGAGGTAAAGAACTCGGTTCTATTTGATGATGGGGATGCATTACAAGGAACGCCGCTTGGGGATTATGTGGCGAATAAAATAAAGGATCTGGAGAAGCCTGTGGATCCTAGTTATACCCATCCATTATATCGTGTAATGAATTTAATGAAGTATGACGTCATCTCTCTTGGGAATCATGAATTTAACTACGGTTTAGATTATTTAAAGTCAGTGATTAAAAAAACTAAGTTCCCTGTTATTAACTCAAATGTTTATAAAGATGATCATGATGGTATTGAAGAGAATGATGAGCATTACTTTGATGAACCATATCATATTTTAGAGAAAGAAGTAGTGGATGAAGCAGGCCAAAAACAAACAGTGAAAATTGGTGTAATGGGATTTGTTCCGCCTCAAGTTATGAACTGGGATAAAGCGAATTTAGCAGGAGAAGTAAAAGTGAAAGATATTGTTCAAACAGCGGAAAAGTTAGTTCCAGAAATGAAAGCAAAAGGTGCGGATGTTATCGTTGCACTAGCTCATTCAGGTGTTGATAAGAGTGGGCGTATCGCTGGAATGGAAAACGCATCGTTTTATTTAACAGAAGTTGAAAATGTAGATGCAGTATTAATGGGACATTCACATACTGAAATGAAGGATATATTTAATGGAGTTCCAGTTGTAATGCCTGGTGTGTTTGGAAGTAATTTAGGTATTATTGATATGCAATTGAAAAAGGTAAACGGAAAATGGGAAGTGCAAAAAGAGCAATCGAAGCCACAACTTCGTCCGATTGTTAATAATGAAGGTAATGTAGGACCTGATCAAACATTAGTTAATGAGATTAAAGATGAGCATGAAAAGACAATCGAATATGTAAATACACCTGTAGGTAAAACGACAGCACCAATTAATAGTTATTTTTCACTAGTACAAGATGATCCTTCTGTACAACTTGTGACGAATGCGCAAAAATGGTACGTAGAAGAAGAACTTAAAAAACCAGAGTACGAAAAGTTTAAAGGTATTCCGGTTTTATCTGCAGGAGCACCATTTAAAGCAGGTGGCCGAAACGGTGCTACATATTATACGGATATTCCAGCAGGGACGTTAGCAATTAAAAACGTAGCGGATTTATATGTATATCCAAATACGTTATATGCTGTAAAAGTAAGTGGGGCACAAGTGAAAGAATGGCTTGAAATGTCTGCAGGTCAATTTAATCAAATTGATTCAAAGAAAACAGAAGAACAGCCACTAGTAAATATAGGTTATCCTACATATAATTTTGATGTTTTAGATGGCTTAAAATATGAAATTGACGTAACGCAACCAGCGAAATACGATAAAGATGGCAAAGTTGTAAATGAAAATACGAATCGTATTGTAAATATGACGTATGAAGGTAAGCCTGTAGCGGACAATCAAGAGTTCATTGTAGCTACAAATAACTATCGTGGAAGTAGCCAAACGTTCCCTGGTGTAAGTAAAGGCGAAGTTGTATACCAATCGCAAGATGAAACACGTCAAATTATTGTGAAGTATATGCAAGAAACACCAGTTATTGATCCAGCAGCTGATCAAAATTGGACATTTAAACCAATTGTTGCAGATAAATTAAATACAACATTTGACTCTTCACCAAATGCACAAAAGCATATAAAGAAAGATGGAAAAATATCATATGTTGGACCATCTGAAAATGAATTTGCTAAATATGCAATTGATATAACGAAGAAGAGCGACGGCGATAAGGAAACTGGTGGAGAAAATCCAACGACACCACCAACAGATAATGGTGGTAATGGAGAAAATCCAACGACGCCGCCAACAGGTGATGGCAATAATGGAGAGAATCCAACGACACCGCCAACAGGTGATGGCAATAATGGAGAGAATCCAACGACACCACCAACAGGTGATGGCAATAATGGAGAGAATCCAACGACACCGCCAACAGATGAAGGTAATAATGGAAATGAACCAAAACAAGATGGAAACAACGCAGGATCTGGACAAACTACAACGGATAATCAAAATACAAAAGAAACAACAACTGTAAGTGAAAATAAAGAGGAACGTGATTTACCGAAAACAGGTGCGAGTGTTGCTTCTACAATTGGAGCTGGTCTGGCGTTTGTTGGAGCGGGATTACTTATGTTATTTAGAAAAAAGAAAGCAAATAGATAG
- a CDS encoding SDR family oxidoreductase: MTGRLQEKVIVITGASSGIGEQVAMQVAEQGATPVLMARTEEKLQALADKIKETYNTPCYYYVLDVSEETKVQSVFSKVLQEVGRIDILVNNAGFGIFKTFEDASMDEVKDMFQVNVFGLVACTKAVLPYMVKRNEGQIINIASMAGKIATPKSSAYAATKHAVLGFTNSLRMELSNTNVYVTAINPGPIDTNFFEIADQSGTYVKNMGRYMLKPTYVAEQIVKAMQTKKREVNLPKWMGMGPKLYALFPGLFERVAGKSLSKK; this comes from the coding sequence ATGACGGGACGTTTACAAGAAAAAGTAATCGTCATTACAGGTGCTTCTAGTGGAATTGGAGAGCAAGTTGCAATGCAGGTTGCAGAGCAAGGGGCGACGCCGGTATTAATGGCTCGAACAGAAGAGAAGCTACAAGCATTAGCAGACAAAATTAAAGAAACTTATAATACGCCCTGCTATTACTATGTATTAGATGTAAGTGAAGAAACGAAAGTACAATCTGTTTTTTCAAAGGTATTACAAGAAGTAGGACGTATTGATATATTGGTAAATAATGCTGGGTTTGGTATTTTTAAAACGTTTGAAGATGCGTCAATGGATGAAGTAAAGGATATGTTTCAAGTAAATGTATTTGGATTAGTAGCTTGTACGAAAGCGGTATTACCTTATATGGTAAAAAGGAACGAAGGACAAATTATTAATATTGCTTCAATGGCTGGAAAAATTGCCACTCCGAAGTCGAGTGCTTATGCAGCAACAAAACACGCTGTATTAGGATTTACGAATAGTTTGCGTATGGAGTTATCTAACACAAATGTGTATGTAACAGCAATTAACCCGGGACCGATAGATACGAACTTTTTTGAAATAGCCGATCAATCAGGTACATATGTGAAAAATATGGGACGTTACATGTTAAAACCAACATATGTAGCAGAACAAATCGTAAAGGCGATGCAAACGAAAAAACGTGAAGTAAACTTGCCGAAGTGGATGGGAATGGGGCCAAAGCTCTACGCATTATTCCCAGGTTTATTTGAACGTGTTGCAGGCAAATCATTAAGTAAAAAATAG
- the argJ gene encoding bifunctional glutamate N-acetyltransferase/amino-acid acetyltransferase ArgJ, which produces MIKTSSITKLANGSIVTPKGFSAIGTANGLKKVKKDVGAIVCEVPASCAAVYTTNQIQAAPLQVTKDSIAAEGKLQAIVVNSGNANACTGMKGLQDAYEMRTLVAEHFGVKEKYVAVASTGVIGVPLPMDIIRKGIESLVPTKEVSEAHSFCEAILTTDLITKETCYEMIIDGKEVTIAGVAKGSGMIHPNMATMLSFITTDANIEHEILQTALSKITNHTFNQITVDGDTSTNDMVIVMASGLSETKTMDMEHKDWETFVFALQKVCEDLAKKIAQDGEGATKLIEVNVLGARTNEEAKKIAKQIVGSSLVKTAIYGEDPNWGRIISSIGQSEVTINPNTIDITLQSIAVLKNSEPQMFSEEEMKKKLQEHEIKIDACLHLGDETGSAWGCDLSYEYVKINACYRT; this is translated from the coding sequence ATGATTAAAACATCGTCTATTACAAAATTAGCAAATGGTTCAATTGTTACGCCGAAAGGCTTTTCGGCAATCGGTACTGCAAATGGTCTGAAAAAGGTGAAAAAGGATGTGGGTGCAATCGTTTGTGAGGTGCCAGCATCATGTGCCGCTGTGTATACAACAAATCAAATACAAGCAGCACCGTTGCAAGTAACGAAGGATAGCATAGCAGCAGAAGGGAAATTACAAGCAATTGTTGTAAATAGCGGAAATGCAAATGCTTGTACGGGCATGAAAGGATTGCAAGATGCTTATGAGATGCGAACATTAGTAGCGGAACACTTTGGAGTAAAAGAAAAGTACGTCGCAGTCGCTTCAACAGGTGTAATTGGAGTCCCTTTACCGATGGATATCATTCGAAAGGGAATTGAATCTCTTGTGCCAACAAAGGAAGTAAGTGAAGCTCATTCTTTTTGTGAAGCAATTTTAACGACAGACCTCATAACGAAAGAAACTTGCTATGAGATGATAATTGATGGGAAAGAAGTGACCATTGCTGGGGTCGCAAAAGGTTCAGGGATGATCCACCCGAATATGGCAACGATGCTTAGTTTTATTACAACAGACGCAAATATAGAGCATGAAATACTGCAAACAGCATTATCAAAAATTACGAATCATACGTTTAATCAAATTACGGTGGACGGAGATACGTCTACAAATGATATGGTTATCGTTATGGCAAGTGGATTATCAGAAACGAAAACGATGGATATGGAACATAAGGATTGGGAAACTTTTGTATTTGCTTTACAAAAGGTATGTGAAGATTTAGCGAAAAAAATTGCACAAGATGGTGAAGGTGCTACGAAGTTAATAGAAGTAAACGTGTTAGGGGCTAGAACAAATGAAGAAGCAAAGAAAATTGCAAAACAAATAGTCGGTTCAAGTCTTGTGAAAACAGCGATATATGGTGAGGATCCAAATTGGGGACGAATTATTAGTAGTATTGGACAGAGTGAAGTAACTATTAACCCAAATACAATTGATATCACTCTTCAATCTATCGCCGTATTAAAAAATAGTGAGCCTCAAATGTTTTCCGAAGAGGAAATGAAAAAGAAATTACAAGAACATGAAATAAAAATTGATGCGTGTTTACATTTAGGAGATGAAACGGGATCAGCTTGGGGCTGCGACTTAAGTTATGAATATGTGAAAATAAATGCTTGTTATCGTACATAA
- the argF gene encoding ornithine carbamoyltransferase, whose protein sequence is MSTVQVPKLNTKDLLTLEELTQEEIISLIEFAIYLKKNKQEPLLQGKILGLIFDKHSTRTRVSFEAGMVQLGGHGMFLSGKEMQIGRGETVSDTAKVLSHYIDGIMIRTFSHADVEELAKESSIPVINGLTDDHHPCQALADLMTIYEEVHTFKGIKLAYVGDGNNVCHSLLLASAKVGMNMTVATPIGYEPNEEIVKKALAIADETGAEIEILHNPELAVSGADFIYTDVWMSMGQEGEAEKYTLFQPFQVNKELVIHAKQTYRFLHCLPAHREEEVTGEIIDGPQSIVFEQAGNRLHAQKALLVSLFKNIEEPS, encoded by the coding sequence ATGTCAACTGTACAAGTACCGAAATTAAATACGAAAGATCTTTTAACGTTAGAAGAATTGACGCAAGAAGAAATCATTTCTTTAATTGAGTTCGCTATATATTTAAAAAAGAACAAGCAGGAGCCTTTATTACAAGGGAAAATATTAGGTCTCATTTTTGATAAACATTCAACTCGTACTCGCGTTTCTTTTGAAGCAGGGATGGTACAGCTCGGAGGACATGGAATGTTTTTAAGTGGAAAAGAGATGCAAATTGGCAGAGGAGAAACGGTTTCAGATACTGCGAAAGTACTATCTCATTATATTGATGGAATTATGATACGTACATTCTCGCATGCAGATGTAGAAGAGCTTGCAAAAGAGTCCAGTATCCCAGTTATTAACGGTTTAACTGATGATCATCACCCTTGCCAAGCATTGGCAGATTTAATGACGATATATGAAGAAGTTCATACGTTTAAAGGAATTAAATTAGCTTACGTAGGTGATGGAAATAATGTATGTCATTCACTATTGCTAGCAAGTGCAAAAGTCGGAATGAATATGACTGTTGCGACTCCCATAGGGTATGAACCGAATGAAGAAATTGTTAAAAAAGCGTTAGCGATTGCAGATGAAACAGGGGCTGAAATTGAGATTTTGCATAATCCTGAATTAGCGGTAAGTGGAGCGGATTTTATTTATACTGACGTTTGGATGAGTATGGGCCAAGAAGGAGAAGCAGAGAAATATACTTTATTCCAGCCTTTCCAAGTAAATAAAGAGCTTGTTATACATGCAAAGCAAACATATCGTTTCCTGCACTGTTTGCCTGCTCATCGTGAAGAAGAAGTAACTGGAGAGATTATAGATGGGCCACAGTCTATCGTTTTTGAGCAAGCTGGTAACAGGTTGCATGCGCAAAAAGCTTTATTGGTGAGTTTGTTTAAAAATATAGAGGAGCCTTCCTAA
- a CDS encoding YqzH family protein, translating into MNEKLIEKMIIKSFRQYQCNPVSKEDQEMLIKHIQMIIHSNTEIDVYEAVEDIVYDYVTGK; encoded by the coding sequence ATGAATGAAAAATTAATTGAGAAAATGATTATAAAAAGTTTTCGGCAATATCAATGTAATCCTGTTTCAAAAGAGGATCAGGAAATGCTAATTAAACATATTCAAATGATAATTCATTCAAATACTGAAATTGATGTATACGAGGCTGTTGAGGATATCGTTTACGATTATGTGACTGGAAAATAA
- the argB gene encoding acetylglutamate kinase: protein MSDYIVVKCGGSMLNRLNSVFFDCIKKLQNKYKVVIVHGGGPEIDAKLEDANIKIEKKDGLRVTPKEVMDVVQMVLCGSTNKKIVMNLQKHNLLAVGLSGCDGNLLQVQPVGEEIGYVGEVSYVETALLKGLIDMNYIPVIAPIGINGNEVYNINADTAAAGIAATLSAKELLFITDVDGVLHEGRLVKKMDEYEILTFIEQGVITGGMIPKVQAALTSLKMGVKKVSIVNGTKDFAGVTGKCIGTTVTKGVSIL from the coding sequence ATGAGCGATTATATTGTAGTTAAATGTGGCGGTAGCATGTTGAATCGATTAAATAGTGTGTTTTTTGATTGCATAAAGAAATTGCAAAATAAGTATAAGGTTGTTATTGTCCATGGCGGTGGCCCAGAAATTGATGCCAAGTTAGAAGACGCTAATATCAAGATAGAAAAGAAAGATGGATTACGAGTAACGCCGAAAGAGGTTATGGATGTTGTTCAAATGGTGCTATGCGGAAGTACGAATAAAAAAATCGTAATGAATTTACAAAAACATAATTTACTTGCGGTGGGGCTTTCAGGATGTGACGGTAATTTACTTCAAGTTCAACCTGTTGGTGAAGAGATAGGATATGTAGGAGAAGTAAGTTATGTAGAAACAGCCTTATTAAAAGGATTGATAGATATGAATTATATTCCTGTGATTGCTCCAATCGGGATAAATGGTAATGAAGTTTATAACATTAATGCAGATACTGCTGCAGCTGGAATTGCAGCCACACTATCCGCAAAAGAACTCCTTTTTATAACGGACGTAGATGGAGTATTACACGAAGGAAGATTGGTAAAGAAAATGGATGAATATGAAATTCTTACTTTTATAGAACAAGGTGTCATTACAGGTGGGATGATTCCGAAAGTACAGGCGGCACTTACATCGTTAAAAATGGGAGTGAAAAAGGTTAGTATCGTAAATGGTACAAAGGATTTTGCCGGGGTCACAGGAAAGTGTATTGGAACCACGGTAACGAAAGGAGTGAGTATTCTATGA
- a CDS encoding DUF2062 domain-containing protein yields the protein MKTTKKTYSFFQRMWRILKFQYFKLLRSPEGAKKVSLGFAIGFGLEMLVIYTASLVYLIFYPIVRLAKGSFPAAVIGNIIGKISFLPVFLFPFAYALGKMIYPFHVQKIHHEPFTISDLFSSHIFTMLKSLLQSEVYVLIGMTIIGIVFGVISYFVVHYLYEKNRKLRLKKRKKQVREPLVQI from the coding sequence TTGAAAACAACTAAGAAAACATATTCGTTTTTTCAGCGAATGTGGAGAATATTAAAGTTTCAATATTTTAAGTTGCTTCGATCACCAGAAGGAGCAAAGAAAGTGTCGTTAGGTTTTGCTATTGGATTTGGTTTAGAAATGTTGGTGATTTATACGGCATCGCTCGTATATTTAATATTTTATCCAATTGTCAGGTTAGCAAAGGGATCTTTTCCAGCCGCAGTCATTGGTAATATTATTGGGAAAATATCGTTTCTCCCAGTATTTTTATTTCCGTTTGCTTATGCATTAGGGAAAATGATTTATCCATTTCATGTACAGAAAATACATCATGAACCATTTACGATATCAGATTTGTTTTCGAGCCATATTTTTACGATGTTAAAGAGCTTATTACAGAGTGAAGTATATGTATTAATTGGTATGACGATAATAGGAATTGTGTTTGGGGTAATTTCATATTTCGTAGTGCATTATTTATATGAAAAGAATCGTAAGTTACGTTTGAAGAAAAGAAAGAAACAAGTGAGAGAACCACTTGTACAAATATAA
- a CDS encoding acetylornithine transaminase yields the protein MTSHLFQTYGRRTIEFVKGNGTTVIDKNGTQYLDFTSGIGVCNLGHCHPTVVKAVEKQLGSIWHISNLFTNSLQEEVASLLTEDTALDYVFFCNSGAEANEAALKLARKHTGKSLVVTCEQSFHGRTFGTMSATGQDKVKEGFGPLLPSFLHTPFNDIQALEEVMNEEVAAVMVEVVQGEGGVILADPSFLKKIEKLCNEYNALFIIDEIQTGIGRTGTLFAYEQMGIGPDIVTIAKALGNGIPVGAMIGRKELGSSFTAGSHGSTFGGNYIAMTAAKEVLQCIKEQSFFKEVQEKGEYVLKKLQEELRHVECVQNIRGKGLMIGIECKHEVANFIEQLEKAGLLVLQAGPNVIRLLPPLIVTNEELEQAVYMIKEVVCTKNASII from the coding sequence ATGACAAGCCATCTTTTTCAAACGTATGGCAGGAGAACTATTGAGTTTGTAAAGGGGAATGGAACAACAGTCATTGATAAAAATGGTACACAATACTTAGATTTTACGTCGGGGATTGGCGTATGTAACTTAGGACATTGTCATCCTACTGTTGTAAAGGCAGTAGAAAAGCAACTTGGAAGCATATGGCATATATCTAACTTGTTTACGAACTCCTTACAAGAAGAGGTCGCATCGTTATTAACAGAAGATACAGCATTAGATTATGTGTTTTTTTGTAATAGCGGGGCGGAGGCAAATGAAGCGGCTTTAAAGCTAGCACGTAAGCATACTGGAAAATCTCTCGTAGTAACATGTGAGCAATCTTTTCACGGGAGAACATTTGGAACGATGAGTGCAACAGGGCAAGATAAAGTGAAAGAAGGGTTCGGTCCATTACTTCCGTCTTTTTTACATACACCATTTAACGATATACAAGCATTAGAGGAAGTAATGAATGAAGAAGTTGCGGCGGTAATGGTAGAAGTTGTTCAAGGAGAAGGAGGAGTAATATTAGCTGATCCATCCTTTTTGAAGAAAATTGAAAAACTATGTAATGAGTACAATGCTCTTTTTATTATAGATGAAATACAAACTGGAATAGGCAGAACAGGAACACTATTCGCTTATGAGCAAATGGGAATAGGGCCTGATATCGTTACCATCGCAAAGGCGCTTGGGAATGGTATTCCAGTTGGAGCGATGATTGGCCGGAAAGAACTAGGTTCTTCTTTTACTGCAGGGTCACACGGTTCAACTTTCGGTGGGAATTATATCGCTATGACTGCCGCGAAAGAAGTATTGCAATGCATTAAGGAACAATCGTTTTTTAAAGAGGTACAGGAAAAGGGCGAGTACGTATTAAAGAAATTGCAAGAAGAATTACGACACGTTGAATGTGTTCAAAATATTCGTGGTAAGGGACTTATGATTGGAATCGAATGTAAGCATGAGGTTGCAAATTTCATAGAACAACTAGAAAAAGCAGGACTTCTCGTATTACAAGCAGGACCTAATGTTATAAGACTATTACCACCACTTATTGTAACGAATGAAGAGCTAGAACAGGCAGTATATATGATAAAAGAAGTGGTTTGTACAAAAAATGCATCAATAATATAA
- a CDS encoding MarR family winged helix-turn-helix transcriptional regulator — MESREWERIVDHLLSLVPLFYRKFMLPGEFSSQRHMPPSHTQVLLLLHENGTLAVSEIGKRLAISRPNMTPLLNKLIQEELIERHYSEKDRRVILISLTTEGKLLVNQYQQFILDKLKENFQTLSEEEREKLIHSLKTIQNLILKTNA, encoded by the coding sequence ATGGAATCACGCGAGTGGGAACGTATTGTTGATCATCTTCTTTCGCTAGTGCCTCTTTTTTATCGCAAATTTATGCTTCCTGGAGAGTTTTCTTCTCAAAGACATATGCCGCCATCACATACGCAAGTATTACTGCTTTTGCATGAAAATGGTACATTAGCAGTTTCAGAAATTGGCAAGCGGCTAGCGATTTCACGGCCTAACATGACCCCTCTATTAAACAAACTTATTCAAGAAGAACTAATAGAGCGTCATTATAGCGAAAAAGATCGACGGGTCATTTTAATTTCCCTAACAACTGAAGGGAAATTGCTAGTAAATCAGTATCAGCAATTCATTTTAGACAAACTAAAAGAAAATTTTCAAACATTATCTGAGGAAGAGCGTGAAAAGCTCATTCATTCTCTTAAAACCATTCAAAATTTAATTTTGAAAACAAACGCATAA
- a CDS encoding GDSL-type esterase/lipase family protein, which translates to MKKVILTIVCLLLLIISCSNFEKNDEIEQKETEGKAEKTSAPSWIDKQTNDSFYHLVLGDSLAKGYGSTQGGFAELASRQLEGQIHKPITVENLGANGLTTDRLVKKVQSEEVQQKIREANIITISIGGNNLFRLNRDVGVIDGIKMLNKEKARFETDVKNIVKTVRDQNPNALLILSELYNPLQLDDSIASYADMFLDGWNDSIYSISKAHQPSIVLPIRKLISNDKKELLFDQVHPNDNGYAIIANTFTKQVLSYKY; encoded by the coding sequence ATGAAAAAAGTCATCTTAACAATTGTTTGTCTCCTCCTTCTAATCATTTCTTGTTCTAATTTTGAAAAGAACGATGAGATAGAACAAAAAGAAACTGAAGGAAAAGCAGAAAAAACATCTGCTCCGAGTTGGATTGATAAGCAAACGAACGACTCCTTTTATCACCTCGTATTAGGTGATTCACTTGCAAAAGGATATGGATCTACACAAGGGGGATTTGCCGAATTAGCTTCTAGACAATTAGAAGGACAAATTCATAAACCAATTACGGTAGAAAACCTCGGTGCAAATGGTCTCACTACAGATCGTCTCGTTAAGAAAGTCCAGTCAGAAGAAGTTCAACAAAAAATTAGGGAAGCAAATATCATTACTATTAGTATTGGAGGAAATAATTTATTCCGCTTAAATCGTGATGTAGGTGTTATAGATGGTATTAAAATGTTAAATAAAGAAAAAGCCCGTTTTGAAACGGATGTAAAAAATATTGTAAAGACCGTTCGAGATCAAAATCCGAATGCTTTACTCATTCTCTCTGAACTCTATAACCCTTTACAACTAGATGACTCCATCGCAAGTTATGCAGATATGTTTTTAGACGGTTGGAATGATTCTATTTATTCTATTTCAAAAGCACATCAACCGTCGATCGTTTTACCAATTCGCAAATTAATTTCGAATGATAAAAAAGAGTTACTATTTGACCAAGTACACCCAAATGATAACGGTTATGCGATTATTGCCAATACATTTACAAAGCAAGTGTTATCCTACAAATATTAA
- the argC gene encoding N-acetyl-gamma-glutamyl-phosphate reductase — translation MKVAIIGATGYGGIELIRLLEQHPYFSIASLHSFSQVGECITNVYPHFRNVLVHTLQEIDVKAMEKEAKIVFLATPAGVSAELTPKLLAVGLKVIDLSGDYRMIDPSSYELWYKRPAAQEEILKKAVYGLSEWKRSEIQNADLIANPGCFATAALLAIAPLVRSGMIDEDSIIIDAKSGVSGAGKTPTTMTHFPELYDNLHIYKVNQHQHVPEIEQMLVEWNDKAKPITFSTHLIPISRGIMVTLYAKVKQEIKMQQLQTLYEETYHNSAFVRIRSQGEFPSPKEVRGSNYCDIGMAYDERTERITVVSVIDNMMKGAAGQAVQNANLLAGLEETTGLQHMPLYP, via the coding sequence ATGAAAGTCGCAATTATTGGAGCAACTGGATATGGAGGAATTGAGTTAATTCGGTTATTAGAGCAACATCCGTATTTTTCGATAGCATCTCTCCATTCTTTTTCGCAAGTTGGCGAGTGTATAACAAATGTATACCCGCATTTTCGAAATGTTCTCGTACATACATTACAAGAAATTGATGTAAAGGCAATGGAGAAGGAAGCGAAAATCGTATTTTTAGCGACCCCAGCAGGAGTATCGGCAGAGTTAACTCCAAAATTATTAGCAGTAGGTTTAAAGGTAATTGACCTATCTGGAGACTATCGTATGATCGACCCTTCGTCATATGAACTATGGTATAAAAGGCCAGCTGCACAAGAAGAAATTCTTAAGAAAGCAGTTTATGGGTTAAGCGAATGGAAAAGGTCCGAGATTCAAAATGCAGATTTAATTGCAAACCCAGGATGTTTTGCGACAGCTGCATTATTAGCGATAGCGCCGTTAGTACGTAGCGGAATGATTGATGAAGATTCGATTATCATTGATGCAAAGTCAGGTGTATCTGGAGCAGGCAAAACTCCAACAACAATGACTCATTTTCCAGAGCTATATGATAACCTTCACATTTATAAAGTAAATCAGCATCAGCACGTTCCTGAGATTGAGCAAATGCTTGTAGAGTGGAATGATAAAGCGAAGCCAATCACATTTAGTACACATTTAATACCGATATCAAGAGGGATTATGGTTACACTCTATGCGAAAGTAAAACAAGAAATCAAAATGCAGCAACTTCAAACGTTGTATGAAGAAACGTATCACAACTCAGCTTTCGTTCGAATTCGTTCTCAAGGAGAATTTCCGAGTCCGAAAGAAGTAAGAGGCTCAAATTATTGTGATATTGGGATGGCTTACGATGAAAGAACAGAAAGAATTACAGTAGTTTCTGTGATAGACAATATGATGAAAGGCGCAGCAGGGCAAGCAGTTCAAAATGCAAATTTATTAGCGGGACTAGAAGAGACAACGGGTTTACAGCATATGCCGCTTTATCCATAA